A portion of the Colias croceus chromosome 25, ilColCroc2.1 genome contains these proteins:
- the LOC123703116 gene encoding probable 39S ribosomal protein L24, mitochondrial has protein sequence MRIFNFLSKKVGDLTLKYSNLPESYVKRSFEQVYWKNPKGYPQYPAAQVARKKFRFTTNRPWTGQFARQNERGTLRKKVFIEPVGEWSFFKGDRVEIMVGKDKGKQGIVSQVIQERNWVIVEGLNTHLRVVGKDKDFPGIVIQSEAPLLVTTGVRLVDPESLKPTEIEWRFTEEGDKVRVSTSSSRIIPIPKSAEETVDYKSKDLYIENVDKDTVAAEAAKITFAPKLCTFEMDIMESMGIKEDKVPAKSYWY, from the exons atgcgaatatttaatttcttatcCAAGAAAGTGGGAGATTTGACtttgaaatattcaaatcTTCCCGAATCTTATGTGAAACGGAGCTTTGAACAG GTGTATTGGAAGAATCCGAAAGGTTATCCGCAGTACCCCGCGGCTCAGGTTGCCCGCAAGAAGTTCCGTTTTACCACAAATAGACCGTGGACAGGACAATTCGCGCGTCAGAATGAGCGCGGAACACTAAGGAAGAAAGTATTCATTGAGCCTGTTGGAGAATGGAGTTTCTTCAA gGGCGACAGAGTAGAGATTATGGTCGGAAAGGACAAAGGTAAGCAAGGTATTGTATCGCAAGTGATACAGGAAAGGAACTGGGTCATTGTGGAAGGGTTGAACACACATTTGAGAGTT GTGGGCAAAGACAAAGACTTCCCCGGCATAGTGATACAATCAGAAGCCCCTCTGCTGGTCACCACAGGAGTTAGACTGGTCGACCCAGAGAGCTTGAAACCTACGGAAATTGAATGGAGGTTTACAGAAGAAGGCGATAAG GTCCGCGTATCAACATCAAGTAGCAGAATAATACCCATACCAAAGTCAGCAGAAGAGACTGTAGACTACAAGAGCAAGGATCTGTACATCGAGAATGTAGACAAGGACACAGTTGCTGCGGAGGCTGCTAAG ataacTTTCGCGCCAAAACTATGTACATTTGAAATGGACATAATGGAGTCTATGGGCATCAAAGAGGACAAAGTTCCCGCTAAATCTTATtggtattaa